The Methanobacterium sp. BAmetb5 genome includes a region encoding these proteins:
- a CDS encoding tRNA pseudouridine(54/55) synthase Pus10: MKNTTDQAREIVELTHGNICNRCLGRNFYPQLSGKDNADRGIYLKEILSREDSIPDKTKSCQLCGDVFLDLEDTLEKIISIIEKFQVEFSTFLVGCRLSPDILEKEKKLQEITGSTSDSLKKEINRELGKELEVRLNREVDFDNPNLVIMMDFTRNWVDLQINPLFMEGRYRKLLRGIPQTRWPCRKCRGKGCERCNFTGKMYPESVEELIAEKVLTASNGKESRFHGAGREDLDVRMLGGGRPFVLEIKEPKVRDLNLEELTSQINHHCQGKVEVLQLKMVGKDRRSGVKASSTETYKVYRALVELEEEVSPEQAETLNSLKVIKQRTPVRVSHRRADKIRTREVKDIKVKILDPTHLELIIDCEGGLYIKELISGDEKRTKPSVASLLSTGAQCIELDVLEVNI; the protein is encoded by the coding sequence ATGAAAAATACAACAGATCAGGCCCGGGAAATAGTGGAACTCACCCATGGAAACATTTGCAATCGCTGCCTGGGTAGAAATTTCTATCCCCAACTTTCTGGTAAGGATAATGCCGATAGAGGGATCTACCTAAAGGAGATTCTCAGTAGGGAAGATTCAATACCCGATAAAACGAAAAGTTGCCAGTTATGTGGAGATGTTTTTCTGGACCTGGAAGATACCCTGGAGAAAATAATAAGCATTATAGAAAAGTTTCAGGTAGAATTTTCAACTTTTCTGGTGGGTTGTCGTCTCTCCCCCGATATACTGGAAAAAGAAAAAAAATTACAGGAAATAACTGGTTCCACTAGTGACAGTTTGAAAAAAGAGATTAACCGAGAATTAGGTAAAGAACTGGAAGTTCGTCTTAACCGTGAAGTGGATTTCGATAATCCCAACCTGGTGATCATGATGGATTTTACCCGTAACTGGGTGGACCTTCAGATAAATCCATTGTTCATGGAAGGAAGGTACCGCAAATTATTACGGGGAATCCCCCAAACCCGTTGGCCCTGCCGTAAATGCCGGGGAAAAGGGTGCGAGAGGTGCAATTTCACCGGTAAGATGTACCCTGAATCTGTGGAAGAATTAATAGCCGAAAAAGTTCTAACTGCATCGAATGGTAAAGAATCCAGATTCCATGGAGCGGGTAGGGAAGATTTGGATGTTAGGATGCTAGGAGGAGGAAGGCCATTTGTACTGGAAATAAAAGAGCCCAAGGTGCGTGACCTGAACTTGGAAGAATTAACCTCCCAGATCAACCATCACTGCCAGGGCAAAGTGGAAGTCCTTCAACTGAAAATGGTTGGTAAAGACCGTAGAAGTGGGGTTAAAGCATCTTCCACCGAAACCTACAAGGTCTACCGTGCACTGGTAGAACTGGAAGAGGAAGTTTCACCAGAACAGGCCGAAACTCTCAACTCCCTTAAAGTGATAAAACAACGCACCCCTGTCCGGGTTTCCCACCGGAGAGCAGATAAAATCCGCACCAGAGAAGTGAAAGACATCAAAGTCAAAATACTGGATCCAACCCATTTAGAATTGATTATAGACTGTGAAGGTGGGTTGTACATCAAAGAACTCATATCCGGGGATGAAAAACGTACCAAACCAAGTGTGGCCTCCCTTCTAAGTACTGGTGCTCAGTGCATAGAGTTGGATGTTCTGGAGGTCAACATTTAA
- a CDS encoding signal recognition particle protein Srp54: MLGNLGKNLTKTMKKLAGMTIIDEEVVKEVIKDIQRALIQSDVNIKLVLNLSKTIEERALNEEPPKGVTAKEHVIKIVYDELVHLLGEKAEEVEIEKKPYKILFVGLQGSGKTTSIGKMARYLQKKGFNPAIICTDTWRPAAYEQLRQLTESLNLPLYGDPDNKDALDLARKGLKEFKKQDLIIVDTAGRHKEEKDLLDEMEQISAVVEPDEVMLVIDGTIGQQAKEQALAFSKTTKIGSIVITKLDGSAKGGGALSAVAEIGAPIKFIGTGERIEDLEVFDPERFISRLLGMGDIRTLIERAEEIEEDVDTEAMDAMLSGKFTLKDMYSQFEMMNKMGPMQQVMNMLPGMGNKLPKNASQVTEEKLGKYKILMDSMTEEELTHPEIIKQSRVKRIARGSGMRNEDVKELLKYYQVTKKAIKGFGKRKMGGPLGQMMRQMMR; encoded by the coding sequence ATGTTGGGCAATCTGGGGAAAAATCTGACCAAAACCATGAAAAAACTGGCCGGAATGACCATTATCGATGAAGAAGTGGTTAAAGAGGTCATTAAAGATATTCAAAGGGCTTTAATTCAGTCTGATGTTAATATTAAACTGGTTCTGAATTTATCCAAAACAATTGAAGAACGCGCCCTTAACGAAGAACCCCCTAAAGGGGTAACCGCCAAAGAACACGTCATTAAAATTGTTTACGATGAACTGGTTCATCTTTTAGGTGAAAAAGCAGAAGAAGTTGAAATTGAAAAGAAACCCTACAAAATACTTTTTGTAGGACTCCAGGGAAGTGGAAAAACTACTAGCATTGGTAAAATGGCCCGATACCTCCAAAAAAAGGGATTCAATCCGGCCATAATCTGTACTGACACTTGGAGACCAGCAGCCTACGAGCAACTGCGCCAACTGACGGAAAGTCTCAATTTACCCCTCTACGGAGACCCTGACAATAAAGACGCCCTGGATCTAGCCAGGAAAGGTTTGAAAGAGTTCAAAAAACAGGACCTTATCATTGTGGACACTGCGGGACGACATAAAGAGGAGAAAGATCTTTTAGATGAGATGGAACAGATATCGGCCGTGGTAGAACCAGATGAAGTGATGCTGGTCATTGACGGTACCATTGGTCAGCAGGCCAAGGAACAAGCCCTAGCTTTCAGTAAAACCACCAAAATTGGATCCATTGTAATAACCAAGCTGGACGGGTCAGCCAAGGGAGGAGGTGCCCTTTCAGCAGTAGCAGAGATAGGAGCCCCCATAAAGTTCATTGGAACTGGTGAACGTATCGAAGATCTGGAAGTTTTTGACCCGGAACGTTTCATATCCCGTTTACTGGGAATGGGAGACATTAGAACTCTTATTGAACGTGCTGAGGAAATCGAAGAAGATGTGGACACCGAAGCCATGGACGCCATGCTCAGTGGTAAATTCACCTTGAAGGATATGTACAGTCAGTTTGAGATGATGAATAAAATGGGACCCATGCAGCAGGTGATGAACATGCTCCCCGGCATGGGAAATAAGTTGCCCAAAAACGCTTCCCAGGTCACTGAGGAGAAACTGGGTAAGTACAAGATACTGATGGACTCCATGACTGAAGAGGAACTCACCCACCCCGAAATCATCAAACAGTCCCGGGTTAAAAGAATTGCCCGGGGTTCGGGAATGCGTAACGAGGATGTTAAGGAGCTTTTAAAATATTACCAGGTCACTAAAAAGGCCATTAAAGGCTTTGGAAAGCGAAAAATGGGTGGGCCCCTGGGCCAGATGATGCGCCAGATGATGCGTTAA
- a CDS encoding 50S ribosomal protein L21e, which translates to MTQRSRGFRSKTRYKLKKTLRAGRSNPITKKIQTFQEEDLVHIIIDPSVHKGQPHPRFHGKTGKIADKRGQAYIVAINDGNKAKKLIIRPEHLKIQE; encoded by the coding sequence ATGACTCAGAGATCAAGAGGTTTTAGAAGTAAAACAAGATACAAACTTAAAAAGACTTTAAGAGCAGGGAGAAGCAATCCCATAACTAAAAAAATTCAGACCTTCCAGGAAGAGGATCTGGTCCACATAATAATCGACCCCAGCGTACATAAAGGTCAACCTCACCCACGTTTCCATGGTAAAACCGGCAAAATCGCTGACAAAAGAGGCCAAGCCTACATTGTAGCCATAAACGATGGAAATAAAGCTAAAAAATTAATTATACGACCTGAACACCTCAAAATACAAGAGTGA
- a CDS encoding transcription factor S codes for MEFCPKCGTVMFPKGDCFQCSCGYQKKITEETLSKYEVSEKVAPKENVIVTGDDVKTLPTTKAICPKCQNRLAFWWLQQTRRADESETRFLRCTECGHTWREYD; via the coding sequence ATGGAATTTTGTCCTAAATGTGGAACAGTAATGTTCCCTAAAGGTGACTGTTTTCAGTGTTCATGTGGTTACCAGAAAAAAATAACCGAGGAAACTCTGAGTAAATATGAAGTTTCGGAGAAAGTAGCCCCCAAGGAAAATGTAATTGTAACCGGGGACGATGTAAAAACCCTACCCACAACCAAGGCCATATGTCCAAAATGCCAGAATAGGTTGGCTTTCTGGTGGTTACAGCAGACCAGAAGGGCTGATGAATCGGAAACCAGGTTTTTAAGGTGCACTGAGTGCGGACACACTTGGAGAGAATACGACTGA
- the pcn gene encoding proliferating cell nuclear antigen (pcna) produces the protein MFKAVLSDSNILKTSFDAISSIVDEVQMMADEEGLRLDALDRSHITFVHLELKKGVFDEYQCDETLKINVDTEELMKVLKRAKAEDMVELTVDEGNLIVTFEGEAKRKFKIRLIDIEYEAPSPPELEYPTEFEVPFSLLKDSIQDIGIVSDKISLQVNEEKFQASAEGEFGDAKVEYVHGERIEESARSIFSLEKVKEMLKADKFSESAVIRLGNDMPLNLALKMASDEGELSFLLAPRIESEE, from the coding sequence ATGTTCAAGGCAGTTTTAAGTGATTCCAATATTTTGAAGACCAGTTTTGATGCCATATCATCCATTGTCGATGAAGTGCAGATGATGGCCGATGAAGAAGGCTTACGTCTGGATGCTCTGGACCGCAGTCACATTACATTCGTTCACCTGGAACTTAAGAAGGGAGTGTTTGATGAATACCAGTGTGACGAAACCCTGAAGATCAATGTGGATACTGAAGAACTGATGAAGGTTCTTAAAAGGGCCAAAGCAGAAGACATGGTGGAACTTACTGTGGATGAGGGTAACCTTATAGTAACATTTGAGGGTGAAGCCAAGAGAAAATTCAAAATCCGTCTTATTGACATAGAATATGAGGCACCTAGCCCTCCGGAATTAGAATATCCTACTGAATTTGAAGTGCCTTTCTCCCTCCTTAAGGACTCCATCCAGGACATAGGCATTGTCTCGGATAAAATATCTCTCCAGGTGAATGAGGAAAAATTCCAGGCTTCAGCAGAAGGGGAGTTTGGGGATGCTAAAGTGGAATATGTCCATGGAGAAAGGATAGAAGAATCTGCTAGATCAATATTTTCCCTAGAAAAAGTAAAAGAAATGTTAAAAGCAGACAAATTCTCAGAATCTGCAGTTATAAGGCTAGGAAATGACATGCCCCTGAACCTTGCCCTGAAAATGGCTTCTGATGAAGGTGAACTAAGTTTCCTACTTGCCCCAAGGATAGAAAGTGAGGAATAG
- a CDS encoding DUF655 domain-containing protein: MEDYAIILDYLPLGYVKEGSNSYKRKPVAQAIGTDEFTLLELTPKDDANLDIHEKVYIGAGKREKIARVNRRLPFNKMTSTAKIELSYVIEEIIKEKEEKYVQFFNEAGPISTRLHQIELLPGIGKKHMWDIIQARKEAPFQDFEDVKKRVPMLSDPVKLLAKRVLLELEAAEDRKGKKKYILFTRPPKRKFN, encoded by the coding sequence ATGGAGGATTATGCTATCATTTTAGACTATTTACCTCTGGGTTATGTTAAGGAAGGATCGAATTCATACAAACGTAAACCCGTGGCCCAGGCCATTGGTACTGATGAATTCACTCTGTTGGAGTTAACACCAAAGGATGATGCAAACCTGGATATTCATGAAAAGGTTTACATTGGGGCTGGAAAACGTGAAAAGATCGCCAGGGTTAACCGCAGGCTCCCCTTCAATAAGATGACCTCAACCGCCAAAATAGAGCTGAGCTACGTTATTGAAGAAATTATAAAAGAAAAAGAAGAGAAGTATGTTCAGTTCTTCAATGAAGCTGGCCCTATATCCACTCGATTACATCAGATCGAACTGTTACCAGGGATTGGTAAAAAACATATGTGGGACATTATCCAGGCCCGGAAGGAAGCCCCCTTCCAGGACTTTGAAGATGTGAAAAAAAGAGTCCCCATGCTATCGGATCCAGTTAAACTTCTGGCCAAGAGAGTGCTACTGGAACTGGAAGCAGCTGAAGATAGAAAGGGTAAAAAGAAATACATCCTGTTCACCCGTCCCCCCAAACGAAAATTTAATTAA
- a CDS encoding DUF308 domain-containing protein, with the protein MDEEPQKGIQDQKTSEVESSPASRVVDESNGSTDSENSKESKKSKGFKDPSKKANTSNSPQRRFRDFLARGDLDSSESSPQSEVTSASSKGTKPEKTGSTEDKDAPSSDSHYLSQELMSFDFYRKLRSNKEQVLKIIGGLVGALFIIAGLIYILGSPVRVADNVVAGERAVISAFLILVGVLIIAGVFARRLLEKSFLKNIHSELEEAEAPDSEKKSPDKKEKQKGNIEEMDKK; encoded by the coding sequence GTGGACGAAGAGCCCCAGAAGGGAATTCAAGATCAGAAGACTTCTGAAGTTGAATCATCCCCTGCATCCCGGGTGGTTGATGAATCCAATGGATCTACGGACTCTGAGAATTCTAAAGAGTCTAAAAAATCTAAAGGGTTTAAAGACCCATCTAAAAAAGCAAACACCAGTAACAGTCCGCAGAGACGTTTTCGGGATTTTTTAGCCCGTGGTGATCTTGATTCTTCCGAATCTTCTCCACAGTCTGAAGTTACCTCCGCTAGTTCTAAAGGGACAAAACCAGAGAAAACAGGGAGCACAGAAGATAAAGATGCCCCATCATCAGACTCCCACTATCTCAGTCAGGAGCTCATGTCCTTTGATTTCTACAGGAAGCTCCGTTCCAATAAGGAGCAGGTCCTTAAAATCATCGGAGGTTTAGTAGGGGCGCTTTTCATCATTGCGGGATTAATATATATATTGGGTTCTCCAGTTAGGGTGGCCGATAATGTGGTGGCTGGTGAAAGAGCGGTAATATCCGCCTTTTTAATACTGGTGGGGGTCCTGATCATAGCGGGTGTCTTCGCCCGCCGGTTACTGGAGAAAAGTTTTCTCAAAAACATACACAGCGAGCTGGAAGAGGCTGAAGCCCCTGATTCTGAGAAAAAATCACCGGATAAGAAAGAAAAACAAAAGGGTAATATAGAAGAGATGGATAAAAAGTAA
- the rsmA gene encoding 16S rRNA (adenine(1518)-N(6)/adenine(1519)-N(6))-dimethyltransferase RsmA: MLARETSQLLKKHQIRLDRRKGQNYLINDSILARIVESAGITDGDVVLEIGAGIGTLTIPLARKASKVLAIEQDKKIAQVLSERLRDLQISNVEVLVGDATSIDFPPFNKVVSNLPYQISSPITFKLLNYPFDYAILMYQMEFAQRMVAQPGQSNYSRLSVMMGLCTHTELLFKVPKNAFLPPPKISSAVIRLVPQKNPLVDKFFINTCRALFQHKKKKASKALIQSFHEISDRDMERRDIRDIVHKIDHQLMEERVFKLKGKEILIISAQLKELMEDI, translated from the coding sequence ATGTTGGCTAGAGAAACCTCACAGTTGTTGAAGAAACATCAGATAAGGCTGGATCGTAGGAAAGGCCAAAACTACCTCATCAATGACAGTATTTTAGCCCGGATTGTGGAAAGTGCCGGGATCACCGATGGTGATGTGGTGCTGGAAATTGGGGCAGGCATTGGTACTTTGACCATTCCCCTGGCCCGGAAAGCATCTAAAGTATTGGCCATTGAACAGGATAAGAAAATTGCCCAGGTCCTTTCGGAAAGGCTTCGTGACCTGCAAATTAGCAATGTAGAGGTTTTAGTGGGTGATGCTACCAGTATTGATTTTCCCCCATTTAACAAGGTTGTATCTAACTTACCCTACCAGATATCTTCACCAATAACTTTCAAACTCCTTAATTACCCCTTTGATTATGCTATTTTAATGTATCAGATGGAATTTGCCCAGAGAATGGTGGCTCAACCCGGTCAATCCAATTACTCGCGTCTTTCAGTGATGATGGGACTGTGCACACACACTGAACTCCTTTTTAAAGTTCCCAAAAACGCATTTCTACCCCCACCTAAAATTTCATCTGCGGTTATCAGGTTAGTTCCCCAGAAAAACCCCCTGGTAGATAAATTCTTCATTAACACTTGTCGGGCCCTGTTCCAGCACAAGAAAAAGAAAGCAAGCAAGGCTTTAATCCAATCATTCCATGAGATATCTGACCGGGACATGGAACGAAGAGATATACGGGATATTGTCCATAAAATAGACCACCAACTCATGGAGGAAAGGGTCTTTAAGTTGAAGGGGAAAGAAATTTTAATAATTTCTGCACAACTCAAAGAGTTAATGGAGGATATTTAA
- a CDS encoding 50S ribosomal protein L44e codes for MKIPKERKTYCPKCKKHTVHTVLESKRRKASELKWGQRQFRRVTSGYRGYPRPLPSGNKPTKKLDLRYKCKECGKSHIKRSTFRAGKVEFIQQ; via the coding sequence ATGAAGATTCCTAAAGAAAGGAAAACTTACTGTCCAAAATGCAAAAAACATACAGTTCACACAGTATTAGAATCAAAAAGAAGAAAAGCCAGCGAACTAAAATGGGGTCAAAGGCAATTCAGACGTGTAACCAGCGGTTACCGTGGATACCCACGACCATTACCTTCCGGTAACAAACCAACTAAAAAACTGGACTTAAGATACAAATGCAAAGAATGCGGTAAATCTCACATAAAACGCTCCACATTCCGCGCTGGAAAAGTAGAGTTCATCCAGCAGTAG
- the dph2 gene encoding diphthamide biosynthesis enzyme Dph2: MTNYHFQVQQIMDKIRETRAEIVGLQFPEGLKVYATELAHQIEDKTGALVLISGDPCYGACDLSDTEMEGMVDLLIHFGHTPLPLNYKVPTLFVEAHYQLGALEILEKALEPLIGMEKIGLVTTTQHLHLLDDAAQFLEENGKKVIMDNGAGTLKGQVLGCNFSSVRDLPVDAYLYLGSGNFHPLGIKLSTQKPVIIADPYLNEVRDIEEFTDRILRIRFARITRASEAEKFGILVSSKEGQRRWELAKDLKKMIYNEGKEAYLILLDEINPSNLLPYMDLDAFVVTACPRIAIDDSKMYEKPLLTPQELEIALGLREWENYQMDEIKY, encoded by the coding sequence ATGACTAATTACCACTTCCAAGTCCAGCAGATAATGGATAAAATAAGGGAAACCCGGGCGGAAATTGTTGGTTTACAATTTCCCGAAGGTCTTAAAGTTTATGCCACAGAGCTGGCCCATCAAATAGAAGATAAAACCGGGGCCCTGGTGTTGATATCTGGTGACCCCTGTTACGGGGCATGTGACCTTTCGGACACTGAGATGGAGGGTATGGTGGATTTATTAATTCATTTTGGACACACACCACTCCCCCTCAATTATAAGGTTCCCACACTCTTTGTGGAAGCCCATTACCAGTTGGGGGCCCTGGAAATTTTGGAAAAAGCACTGGAACCCCTGATAGGTATGGAAAAAATCGGTCTGGTGACTACCACCCAGCATCTGCATCTTCTGGATGATGCCGCCCAATTCCTGGAGGAAAATGGTAAGAAGGTTATAATGGATAATGGTGCCGGTACACTGAAGGGCCAGGTATTGGGATGTAATTTTTCATCGGTCCGGGATCTGCCGGTGGATGCCTATCTTTACCTGGGCAGTGGTAACTTCCACCCCTTGGGTATAAAACTTTCCACACAAAAGCCAGTGATCATAGCTGACCCCTATCTCAATGAAGTAAGGGATATTGAAGAATTCACTGATAGGATTCTCAGGATAAGGTTTGCCCGTATAACCCGGGCCTCGGAGGCTGAAAAATTCGGAATACTCGTATCCTCTAAGGAAGGTCAACGCCGGTGGGAACTGGCAAAAGATTTAAAGAAGATGATATATAATGAAGGCAAGGAAGCCTATCTCATACTTCTGGATGAAATAAACCCCTCAAATTTACTGCCTTACATGGATTTAGATGCATTTGTAGTAACTGCTTGTCCTCGAATAGCAATAGATGACTCTAAAATGTATGAAAAACCACTTTTAACTCCTCAGGAGCTTGAGATTGCCCTGGGGTTGAGGGAGTGGGAGAATTACCAAATGGATGAGATTAAATACTAA
- the hpt gene encoding hypoxanthine/guanine phosphoribosyltransferase, translating into MLEKLVKSLVEAPVVKKGEYDYFVHPITDGVPLVEADLLQEVAEAVSQFGNLNVDKIVCVEAMGIHLATAISLLTDIPFVVVRKRSYGLEGEVAVHQTTGYSEGELYINGLERGDRVFLVDDVVSTGGTMTAVVKALQRIETDIVDVMAIIEKGEGQEFVEKETGVKVHTLVRANVVQGKVVVEKITAGQD; encoded by the coding sequence ATGCTGGAAAAACTGGTAAAAAGTCTGGTTGAAGCTCCCGTTGTAAAAAAAGGTGAATATGATTATTTTGTGCATCCCATAACTGATGGTGTGCCCTTAGTCGAGGCGGATTTATTGCAGGAAGTTGCCGAGGCAGTTTCCCAGTTTGGCAACCTTAACGTGGACAAAATTGTCTGCGTGGAAGCCATGGGCATCCATCTGGCAACTGCCATTTCTCTACTAACGGATATTCCTTTTGTAGTAGTGCGTAAACGTTCTTATGGTCTGGAGGGAGAAGTAGCGGTGCACCAGACAACCGGATACAGTGAAGGTGAATTATACATCAATGGACTTGAAAGAGGAGACAGGGTCTTCCTGGTTGATGATGTGGTCAGCACCGGGGGCACCATGACTGCGGTGGTTAAAGCCCTGCAACGCATTGAAACAGATATTGTGGATGTAATGGCCATTATTGAAAAGGGTGAGGGTCAGGAATTCGTGGAAAAAGAAACTGGAGTTAAGGTGCATACCCTGGTACGGGCCAATGTTGTTCAGGGGAAAGTGGTGGTGGAGAAGATCACCGCGGGACAGGATTAA
- a CDS encoding RNA polymerase Rpb4 family protein, translating into MIGKKVLETEPIPLAKVKPLLEDREKVHELNYEQNLALDHVTKFSKVPVENAEKLVAELEEIIKKTQAIKIADIMPEDMDDMRLIFAKERGSHKKEELEDILKIVDKYREEE; encoded by the coding sequence ATGATTGGGAAAAAAGTTCTGGAAACTGAACCCATACCCCTGGCCAAGGTCAAACCACTGCTGGAAGATAGAGAAAAAGTTCATGAACTTAACTATGAACAGAATCTAGCACTGGATCATGTCACCAAATTCTCCAAGGTACCGGTGGAAAATGCAGAAAAACTGGTAGCGGAACTGGAAGAGATCATCAAAAAGACTCAGGCCATTAAGATAGCAGATATCATGCCTGAAGATATGGATGATATGCGACTGATTTTTGCCAAGGAAAGGGGATCCCATAAAAAGGAAGAACTCGAAGATATACTGAAAATTGTGGATAAATACCGGGAAGAAGAGTAA
- a CDS encoding exosome complex RNA-binding protein Csl4: MKAKNGDFVLPGDPLGVTEEFLPSEWTYDDHGEIRSLVAGTVTIDQKNKKIAIIPKTKSPAILKKGDVVLGQIREVRGQRALVDVDGIKDSKRSLPITFLGAIHISQARKGYVDKLTDDFHIGDIIQARVTKVMGVDNADLTTAESELGVLKAMCTNCRHFMKQIGKKEVKCPNCGRKETRNISSNYEG, from the coding sequence ATGAAAGCAAAAAACGGAGATTTCGTTCTTCCCGGCGACCCTTTAGGTGTCACTGAGGAGTTTCTCCCGTCAGAATGGACCTATGATGACCATGGTGAAATCAGGTCCCTGGTGGCGGGAACAGTAACCATAGACCAGAAAAACAAAAAAATAGCTATAATTCCCAAAACAAAATCCCCTGCTATTCTTAAGAAAGGGGACGTAGTTTTAGGACAGATAAGAGAAGTTCGAGGGCAAAGAGCGTTAGTAGATGTGGATGGAATAAAGGACAGTAAAAGAAGTCTGCCCATCACCTTCCTCGGCGCCATACACATCTCCCAGGCCAGAAAGGGATACGTGGATAAACTGACTGATGATTTCCATATTGGGGACATTATACAAGCCCGGGTCACCAAGGTCATGGGAGTGGATAACGCTGATTTAACTACTGCTGAAAGTGAACTCGGCGTTTTAAAGGCTATGTGCACTAACTGCCGACATTTCATGAAACAGATAGGTAAAAAAGAAGTGAAATGTCCTAACTGTGGTAGAAAGGAGACCAGAAACATCTCTTCTAATTATGAGGGATAG
- a CDS encoding DNA-directed RNA polymerase subunit L: MKIITDKKNELEIEITGETHSLCNALRKTLMEDKDVEAAAYVIEHPIIGEPKLYIKAKNPRKSLKIAAETLKSRCDEFKEFIESDADGKSKGKKAKKTKKTAKKTTKKTTKKKK; the protein is encoded by the coding sequence ATGAAAATTATAACAGATAAAAAGAATGAATTGGAAATAGAAATCACCGGAGAAACCCATTCCCTTTGTAATGCTCTGCGGAAGACCCTTATGGAAGATAAGGATGTGGAAGCTGCGGCGTATGTGATTGAACACCCTATTATCGGGGAGCCAAAACTATACATAAAGGCTAAAAACCCTAGAAAATCCCTGAAAATTGCAGCAGAAACTCTAAAATCGCGATGTGATGAATTTAAAGAATTCATAGAATCTGATGCTGATGGAAAATCTAAAGGAAAAAAAGCCAAAAAGACCAAGAAAACTGCCAAAAAAACCACTAAAAAAACCACTAAAAAGAAAAAGTGA
- a CDS encoding DUF99 family protein encodes MKPEIRILGVDDGPFVPHSGEQVMLIGTLFRAGNWLDGVLRTHITVDGTDATGSLIELVNDSRHWEQLGVMMLDGITFGGFNVVNIREIFQGTGVPVIVIMRKYPDLPRIKKALMNFPDWEERWDHILQAGEIFEVQIHGQEPIYMQICGLSEEDAREIVKLSATRSAIPEPIRVAHIIAAGVTTGESKGNA; translated from the coding sequence ATCAAGCCAGAGATAAGAATTCTGGGTGTGGATGATGGCCCTTTTGTTCCCCACAGTGGAGAACAGGTCATGCTTATCGGGACTCTCTTCCGGGCCGGGAACTGGTTGGACGGAGTTCTCCGCACGCATATAACCGTGGATGGCACCGATGCCACAGGCTCCCTAATCGAACTGGTTAACGACTCCCGACACTGGGAACAACTGGGGGTCATGATGCTGGATGGAATCACCTTTGGTGGATTTAACGTAGTAAACATCCGAGAGATATTCCAGGGCACTGGGGTGCCCGTCATCGTTATTATGCGTAAGTATCCGGATTTACCCCGCATTAAAAAGGCTTTAATGAATTTCCCTGATTGGGAGGAGAGATGGGACCATATTCTCCAGGCTGGAGAGATATTTGAAGTCCAGATCCATGGTCAGGAACCCATCTACATGCAGATATGTGGCCTCAGCGAGGAAGATGCCCGGGAGATTGTGAAACTATCTGCAACCCGGAGTGCTATTCCCGAACCAATCCGGGTGGCCCATATCATCGCCGCAGGGGTAACTACGGGCGAATCTAAAGGAAATGCCTGA
- a CDS encoding NUDIX hydrolase, with protein MKNYKHPQLTVDAVVTTADHKIIFIKRKNPPYKGSWALPGGFVEYGETVEDAVVREVKEETGVTININELLGVYSDPERDPRGHTITVCYLATEVEGKLEADTDASEVSCFTVQEAMGMQLAFDHNEILKDALERMIKT; from the coding sequence ATCAAAAATTATAAACACCCTCAGTTAACTGTTGATGCAGTTGTAACCACTGCTGATCATAAGATAATATTCATAAAGCGTAAAAATCCTCCTTACAAGGGTTCATGGGCCTTACCGGGTGGATTTGTGGAGTACGGCGAAACAGTTGAAGATGCGGTTGTAAGAGAGGTTAAGGAAGAAACAGGGGTAACAATTAATATTAATGAATTGTTGGGAGTTTATTCAGATCCGGAAAGAGATCCCCGGGGGCACACAATAACGGTATGTTATTTGGCCACTGAAGTAGAAGGTAAACTTGAAGCAGATACTGACGCTTCTGAAGTTTCATGTTTCACTGTTCAAGAGGCAATGGGGATGCAATTGGCCTTTGATCATAATGAAATTTTGAAGGATGCTCTGGAAAGGATGATCAAAACTTAG